The following proteins come from a genomic window of Ictalurus furcatus strain D&B chromosome 12, Billie_1.0, whole genome shotgun sequence:
- the cks1b gene encoding cyclin-dependent kinases regulatory subunit 1, translating into MSHKQIYYSDKYDDEKFEYRHVMLPKDIAKRVPKTHLMSETEWRNLGVQQSQGWVHYMIHQPEPHILLFRRPLPTTKPQ; encoded by the exons ATGTCACACAAGCAGATCTATTATTCAGACAAATACGACGATGAAAAATTTGAATACAG GCACGTCATGCTACCTAAAGACATAGCTAAACGTGTGCctaaaacacacctgatgtCGGAGACGGAGTGGCGTAACCTGGGCGTTCAGCAGAGCCAGGGCTGGGTGCACTACATGATCCAtcagccag AACCACACATCCTGCTGTTCCGCCGTCCTCTGCCCACGACCAAACcccagtga
- the LOC128616041 gene encoding MORN repeat-containing protein 3-like, producing MALIGKPRIKESRWKVVEKKTQKDGLLHTFYSPNGDQYTGEWRKNLRHGQGTQVWTSAKTMYEGEWKWDVRDGFGTLYKLQLPSERYLKVYLGNWRNDKKEGFGKYFYSSSSRYEGEWVRNERSGNGRMTYENGDVYEGEWFRDKPHGKGVLLLRNGNRYEGYMKDGKKQGHGRFVYKDMGQVYEGFWVDDVPKCGKLCEYDRKNTHTPELNPIPPVRLQDVHEVLREALGRFCSMT from the coding sequence ATGGCTTTAATCGGTAAACCAAGGATCAAGGAGTCCCGCTGGAAAGTTGTGGAGAAAAAGACTCAGAAGGATGGCCTTCTCCACACCTTCTACAGCCCCAATGGAGATCAGTACACCGGAGAGTGGAGGAAAAACCTGAGGCATGGACAGGGAACTCAGGTGTGGACGAGTGCCAAAACGATGTATGAAGGTGAATGGAAATGGGATGTGCGTGATGGTTTTGGGACGCTCTACAAACTGCAACTGCCATCTGAGCGGTATTTAAAAGTGTATTTGGGGAACTGGAGAAACGATAAGAAAGAGGGGTTTGGAAAATATTTCTACAGCTCTTCATCCCGATATGAGGGGGAGTGGGTGAGGAATGAGAGGAGCGGAAATGGGAGGATGACTTACGAGAATGGAGATGTTTATGAAGGAGAGTGGTTCAGGGATAAACCCCACGGCAAGGGCGTGCTGCTCCTCAGGAACGGGAACAGGTATGAGGGCTACATGAAGGATGGGAAGAAACAAGGACACGGACGCTTTGTCTACAAGGACATGGGTCAGGTGTACGAAGGCTTCTGGGTAGATGATGTGCCCAAGTGTGGGAAGCTGTGTGAGTACGACAggaagaatacacacacacctgagctgAACCCGATCCCACCGGTGAGGCTGCAGGATGTCCACGAAGTACTAAGGGAGGCACTCGGCCGTTTCTGCAGCATGACATGA
- the rps27.1 gene encoding 40S ribosomal protein S27.1: MPLAKDLLHPTPEEERRRHKKKRLVQSPNSYFMDVKCPGCYKITTVFSHAQTVVLCVGCSTVLCQPTGGKARLTEGCSFRRKQH; this comes from the exons ATGCCA CTCGCAAAAGACTTGCTGCACCCCACCCCTGAGGAGGAGAGAAGGCGGCACAAGAAGAAGCGGCTCGTGCAGAGCCCTAATTCTTATTTCATGGACGTCAAGTGTCCAG GATGCTATAAGATCACCACAGTCTTCAGCCATGCTCAGACAGTAGTGCTGTGTGTCGGTTGCTCTACTGTGCTGTGTCAGCCCACTGGAGGCAAAGCACGTCTCACAGAAG GATGTTCCTTCAGGAGGAAGCAGCATTAA